A DNA window from Paraclostridium bifermentans contains the following coding sequences:
- a CDS encoding uracil-xanthine permease family protein, protein MNEKNSVIYQLNGRPRLKEAIPLGLQHVLAMFVGNVTPLIIISGALGLSLDDKTMLVQCAMLVSGLVTLVQCYKLGPFGAKLPIVMGTSFGFVSVATAVGAKYGYEGVLGACLAGSLIEIVFGTYISKIRKFFPPVVTGTVVLAIGISLLPTGINYFAGGIGASDFGSLSNLLLGSIVLVTVLFCKQYTKGITSIASILIGLIVGYIVAIPMGKIDFSQISSMALISIPMPLQFGFEFHIDAIFAFVCMFIVSGVETVGDITAITHSGVGRDATDEEISGGVMADGFGSVLAALFNSMPTTSFGQNVGLIAMTKVINRNVVGIGAGFLILAAIFPKFGALISLMPASVLGGASVMMFAMIAVSGIKLITSEPLNNRNSTIVAVALGLGVGLTLVPGVLSQMPEPIQLIFGDSGLIVVAIIAIFLNMVLPQEKSEVNNKIEVGNSSTQAS, encoded by the coding sequence ATGAATGAAAAAAATTCAGTGATTTATCAGTTAAATGGAAGGCCTAGACTTAAAGAAGCTATACCATTAGGACTTCAACATGTACTTGCAATGTTTGTAGGAAATGTTACTCCATTAATTATTATTTCAGGAGCATTAGGACTAAGCCTTGATGATAAAACTATGTTGGTTCAATGTGCGATGTTAGTGTCTGGATTAGTAACATTAGTTCAGTGTTATAAACTAGGACCATTTGGAGCTAAATTACCTATAGTTATGGGAACTAGTTTTGGATTTGTGTCTGTTGCAACAGCAGTAGGAGCTAAATATGGATATGAAGGTGTTTTAGGAGCGTGTTTAGCTGGTAGTTTAATTGAAATTGTATTTGGTACATATATAAGTAAAATAAGAAAGTTCTTCCCTCCGGTAGTTACAGGGACTGTAGTTTTAGCAATAGGGATTTCGTTACTTCCAACAGGGATTAACTATTTCGCCGGTGGAATAGGTGCAAGTGATTTTGGATCATTATCAAATTTATTATTAGGAAGTATAGTATTGGTAACTGTTTTATTTTGTAAACAATACACTAAAGGAATAACTAGTATAGCTTCGATTTTAATAGGACTTATAGTGGGATATATAGTAGCTATACCGATGGGTAAAATAGATTTTTCTCAAATTTCAAGCATGGCACTAATTTCTATTCCTATGCCTTTACAATTTGGATTTGAGTTTCATATAGATGCAATATTTGCATTTGTATGTATGTTTATAGTTTCAGGAGTTGAAACTGTTGGGGATATAACAGCTATTACACATTCAGGTGTAGGGCGTGATGCTACAGATGAGGAAATATCAGGTGGAGTTATGGCAGATGGATTTGGAAGTGTTCTTGCGGCTTTATTTAACTCAATGCCAACTACTTCATTTGGGCAAAATGTAGGACTTATAGCGATGACTAAAGTTATAAATAGAAATGTAGTTGGAATAGGGGCTGGATTTTTAATATTGGCAGCTATCTTCCCTAAATTTGGAGCATTAATATCTTTAATGCCAGCTAGTGTATTAGGAGGAGCTAGTGTAATGATGTTTGCGATGATTGCAGTAAGTGGAATAAAACTTATAACATCAGAACCTTTAAATAATAGAAATAGTACAATAGTTGCAGTTGCATTAGGACTTGGCGTAGGATTAACATTAGTTCCAGGTGTTTTATCTCAAATGCCAGAGCCTATACAATTAATATTTGGGGATTCAGGACTTATAGTAGTTGCTATAATAGCTATATTCCTAAATATGGTGTTGCCACAAGAAAAATCCGAGGTAAACAATAAAATAGAAGTTGGTAATTCGAGTACACAAGCTTCATAA
- a CDS encoding lysylphosphatidylglycerol synthase transmembrane domain-containing protein: MDILTKRQKDILQYTFLLFLIVLTTYLVCTTLNINVLSKIIKIINLKYIALGFLCIIMYIILEAYILKIILNSIHKTKIKSLGFNIGTMGLYYNLVTPLASGSQPMQIYALTKSKVPVSKATAVIANKTVIFQTVVTLYCGILLFNHYIYLERELNSIVILVATGMIMNIFALSFGILIIYSPKKTKKIVNIALNILKKIKVFKKLEDKQESINKFIDEYNYSIKLFLNDKKSLIKSLLFTIVQLTLYFSIAYCIYRSLSLNSQSYGQMLTLQAFLYMAVSPVPTPGNVGANEIAFFTIFKDVIPKELLGYSVFLYGIFIYYFILLFCGIFTIRYHYKMKKIRKNESSSNINS, from the coding sequence ATGGACATATTAACTAAAAGACAAAAAGATATATTACAGTATACCTTTTTATTATTTTTAATTGTATTGACTACATATTTGGTGTGTACGACTCTAAATATAAATGTTTTATCTAAAATTATTAAAATTATAAATTTAAAATATATAGCATTAGGATTTTTATGCATAATAATGTATATAATATTAGAAGCTTATATACTAAAGATAATATTAAATTCAATTCATAAAACGAAAATTAAGTCGTTGGGATTTAATATAGGAACAATGGGTTTGTATTATAACTTAGTAACACCGTTAGCTTCAGGAAGCCAACCGATGCAAATTTATGCTTTGACAAAATCAAAGGTTCCTGTAAGTAAAGCTACTGCAGTTATAGCAAATAAGACTGTTATATTTCAAACTGTAGTTACGCTATATTGTGGGATATTGTTGTTTAATCATTATATATATTTAGAAAGAGAGCTAAACTCTATAGTTATATTAGTTGCAACTGGTATGATTATGAATATATTTGCATTGAGCTTTGGAATTTTAATAATATATAGTCCTAAAAAAACTAAGAAAATAGTAAATATAGCATTAAATATATTGAAAAAGATAAAAGTATTTAAAAAATTAGAAGATAAGCAAGAAAGTATAAATAAATTTATTGATGAGTATAATTATTCAATTAAGCTATTTTTAAATGATAAAAAGTCATTAATAAAATCTTTACTTTTTACGATAGTTCAATTGACTTTGTATTTTAGCATAGCTTACTGTATATATAGATCATTAAGTTTGAATTCTCAGTCATATGGACAGATGTTAACATTACAGGCTTTTTTATATATGGCGGTATCTCCCGTTCCAACACCTGGAAATGTAGGAGCTAATGAAATTGCATTTTTTACTATATTTAAAGATGTAATTCCTAAAGAATTATTGGGGTATTCTGTATTCTTATATGGAATATTTATATATTACTTTATATTATTATTTTGTGGAATTTTTACAATTAGATACCATTATAAAATGAAAAAAATAAGAAAAAATGAAAGTAGTAGTAACATTAATTCATAA
- a CDS encoding acyltransferase family protein, translated as MGKDSNIEKRDYLIDNLKVILMFAVVFGHTIEYYINQDDMLKSMYMYIYIFHMPLFIFISGYLSKKGVKSNLVLVKKLLIPYIFFDIIWYVGAYIVTGKNMFSIFYPGWTLWYLLSLFFWRISIKYLTKVKWIVPISFALGLLIGLDSMGQNFLSISRTIAFLPFFLMGYYTDSTKLNKINNMSKGIGYFIVIAFILIAIYISKYDVVGYKFLYNSYAYKTNQLNMIQGLIGRSLLYLGSIILSIGIINVVPNKKFWYSKYGKNTMNIYVFHIYLIVIVIHFIPSWNISLFSNLGIILSPILIMILLSGDFVNYIYNFIFNPINKLFDYIANLMKI; from the coding sequence TTGGGAAAAGATAGCAATATTGAAAAAAGAGATTATCTAATTGATAATCTTAAAGTTATTTTAATGTTTGCAGTTGTATTTGGGCATACAATAGAATATTATATAAACCAAGATGATATGTTAAAAAGTATGTATATGTATATATATATATTTCATATGCCTTTATTTATATTTATATCTGGATATCTATCTAAAAAAGGAGTTAAGTCAAATTTGGTTTTGGTTAAAAAGCTTTTAATACCATATATTTTCTTTGATATAATTTGGTACGTTGGAGCTTATATAGTTACAGGTAAAAATATGTTTTCTATATTTTATCCTGGATGGACATTATGGTATTTATTGAGCTTATTTTTTTGGAGGATATCAATTAAATATTTAACAAAAGTAAAATGGATAGTTCCTATAAGTTTTGCGCTAGGGCTGTTAATTGGGCTTGATAGCATGGGACAAAATTTTTTATCAATATCTAGAACTATAGCGTTTTTACCGTTTTTTCTTATGGGGTACTATACAGATTCAACAAAACTTAATAAAATAAACAATATGAGCAAAGGAATTGGTTATTTTATAGTAATAGCTTTTATTTTAATTGCAATATACATATCGAAGTATGATGTAGTAGGTTATAAGTTCTTATATAATTCATATGCATATAAGACTAATCAATTAAATATGATACAAGGTTTAATAGGAAGAAGCTTACTTTATTTAGGATCTATAATACTTAGTATAGGTATTATAAATGTAGTTCCAAATAAAAAGTTTTGGTATAGTAAATATGGTAAAAATACTATGAATATATATGTATTTCATATATATTTAATTGTTATAGTAATACATTTTATACCAAGTTGGAATATTAGTTTATTTTCTAATCTTGGAATAATATTAAGTCCTATATTAATAATGATTTTATTGTCAGGAGATTTTGTAAATTATATATATAATTTTATTTTTAATCCTATAAACAAATTGTTTGATTATATAGCTAACTTAATGAAAATATAA
- a CDS encoding peptidylprolyl isomerase has protein sequence MKKITRKIILLVSVLCLGLMIGCSKKSGEEKEYTNKPIDPPKELPIATIKVKDYGTIEAELYPHLAPNTVNNFIELANNKFYDGLIFHRVVKDFVIQGGDPEGSGTGGPGYSIKGEFDDNGFKNDIKHEKGILSMARSQQPDSAGSQFFIVTKDAKNLDKQYAAFGKVIKGMDVVDKINNVEVGSNDKPKKNVVIESIRVDTKGVEYKPAEKIK, from the coding sequence ATGAAAAAAATAACTAGAAAAATAATATTACTAGTATCAGTACTGTGTTTAGGATTAATGATTGGTTGTTCTAAAAAGAGTGGAGAAGAAAAAGAATACACTAACAAACCAATTGATCCACCAAAAGAGCTACCAATAGCGACTATAAAAGTTAAAGATTATGGAACTATAGAAGCGGAACTATACCCACACTTAGCTCCAAACACAGTTAACAACTTTATAGAACTTGCTAATAATAAGTTTTATGATGGACTTATTTTCCATAGAGTAGTAAAAGACTTTGTTATACAAGGTGGAGATCCAGAAGGTAGTGGTACAGGAGGACCTGGATACTCTATAAAAGGAGAATTTGATGACAATGGATTTAAAAATGATATAAAACATGAAAAAGGTATATTATCCATGGCTAGAAGCCAACAACCAGATTCAGCTGGAAGTCAGTTTTTCATAGTTACAAAAGATGCAAAAAACTTAGACAAGCAATATGCCGCTTTTGGAAAAGTAATAAAAGGAATGGATGTTGTAGACAAAATAAATAATGTAGAGGTAGGTTCTAACGATAAGCCTAAGAAAAATGTTGTTATAGAGAGCATAAGAGTTGATACTAAAGGTGTAGAATATAAACCTGCTGAAAAAATTAAATAG
- a CDS encoding alpha/beta hydrolase, which produces MNKNRLKESMLKVPLVYNIVTANIKDSNIQSYDASYGNHKKQYYKFFNFDEKSPIIFFVHGGSWWHGSPKRYSYIGKYFNKKGFNVVLISYRLVPKFTYPTQIDDIFNGFKHFLSNERVMGDRNKVYVMGYSAGGELAANLVFNNYFHKKYGIDKHVFKKFISISGVLNFRACTRKYAKSIIKNYAKGQNIDKVNPINLIKGNEDIPVLCIHGKLDSLINPECSVSFVDKLNKVNKSKLAKLIILDNMYHSNILNIARGNGKKDSKVILDFLN; this is translated from the coding sequence ATGAACAAAAATAGACTAAAAGAAAGTATGCTTAAAGTTCCTTTGGTATATAACATTGTAACTGCAAATATTAAAGATTCTAATATACAAAGTTATGACGCTAGTTATGGAAATCATAAAAAACAATATTATAAGTTTTTTAATTTTGATGAAAAAAGCCCTATAATATTTTTTGTTCATGGAGGAAGTTGGTGGCATGGAAGTCCAAAGAGATATTCTTATATAGGTAAATATTTTAATAAAAAGGGATTTAATGTAGTTTTAATTTCATATAGACTTGTTCCTAAATTTACATATCCAACACAGATAGATGACATATTTAACGGATTTAAACATTTCCTAAGCAATGAAAGAGTTATGGGTGATAGGAATAAAGTTTATGTTATGGGTTATTCAGCAGGAGGAGAATTAGCAGCTAACCTAGTTTTTAATAATTATTTTCATAAAAAGTATGGTATAGACAAACATGTATTTAAAAAATTCATATCTATATCTGGAGTGCTAAATTTTAGAGCGTGTACTAGAAAATATGCAAAATCAATTATTAAAAATTATGCAAAAGGACAGAATATAGATAAAGTAAACCCTATTAACTTGATAAAAGGAAATGAAGATATACCGGTACTTTGTATACATGGCAAGTTGGACTCATTGATAAATCCTGAATGTTCGGTAAGCTTCGTTGATAAATTAAATAAGGTTAATAAATCAAAACTAGCAAAATTAATTATTTTAGATAATATGTATCATAGTAATATACTGAATATAGCAAGGGGAAATGGCAAAAAAGATTCAAAGGTTATTTTAGACTTCTTAAACTAA